A window of Rhinatrema bivittatum chromosome 2, aRhiBiv1.1, whole genome shotgun sequence contains these coding sequences:
- the CHADL gene encoding chondroadherin-like protein isoform X2 codes for MQKCKIERIEEGAFRGLGRLVYLNLGSNNIAFIYQESFDGLSFLQQLILEKNRLEEIKLGAFSQLGFLNLLNLGDNFLVYLPDIIFQGLQKIKLISLSNNTLNIVADQAFVGLPTLKRLSLDHNELQYLPTEALSKLSGVTRLDLGWNPMTFLGEEAVQMDSLKHLFLNDMALQDVSHKAFEKSPGLSFIDFQNNQLRVIQPLAGLEQMKKVNLIGNPIQCNCYMRPFKEWVDKSRIQADGICSSPIPFRGEHLQSLRAIDLKCDSNISEVEEQQAPVPTKPNDEFISCPQDCVCRPDLLHATCENKGHRKIPKGFPANTRLLDLRQNEFHTISKNAFFDMKNLISLHLQNCHIYELQPGAFLGLKKMIYLYLSNNKLSTINAAAFEGIPQLAYLYLDHNQFTKIPKGALKLLPNLFALHLQYNSINFLSDDNLAGAEKLRWLYLTGNNISDVSPMVLRTTEELEKLHLDENSLSEVPTSALAKLPVLEELKLSKNPIKSIGNGAFLPLAGSLQHLYLNNLGLEKIASGAFAGIGPWIKSLYLENNKLQNLPSMNNFTKLEVINLGDNPFMCDCQLLPLRRWIDKLNLKVGATCGLPANMHGRKVKSISFKTCPRWKMEKPKPTQQNRKSKEKPTKRKRSQENSHNSSRRRNKSRE; via the exons ATGCAGAAATGCAAGATTGAACGCATCGAGGAAGGTGCATTCAGGGGACTGGGACGTCTGGTTTACCTCAACTTGGGCTCCAATAATATTGCATTCATCTACCAGGAGTCTTTTGATGGATTGTCCTTTCTTCAGCAGCTCATTCTGGAGAAAAATCGCCTAGAAGAAATCAAGCTTGGAGCCTTCAGTCAGCTGGGGTTCCTCAATTTGCTGAATTTGGGTGATAATTTCCTGGTATACCTTCCTGACATAATCTTTCAAGGCCTACAGAAAATCAAATTGATTAGTCTATCcaataatacattaaacattGTGGCAGACCAGGCTTTTGTTGGCCTGCCAACACTCAAAAGGCTGAGCCTTGATCATAATGAGCTCCAGTACTTGCCAACTGAAGCCCTCTCCAAGTTGTCTGGTGTTACTCGGTTGGATCTAGGTTGGAATCCTATGACATTTCTTGGTGAAGAAGCAGTCCAAATGGATTCTTTAAAGCATCTTTTCTTAAATGATATGGCTCTTCAAGATGTTTCCCACAAGGCTTTTGAAAAGAGCCCCGGTTTGTCCTTCATTGACTTTCAGAATAACCAATTGAGAGTGATTCAGCCATTGGCTGGATTAGAACAAATGAAGAAGGTCAACTTGATTGGCAATCCAATCCAGTGCAATTGCTATATGCGTCCTTTTAAGGAGTGGGTAGACAAGTCCAGAATCCAAGCTGATGGCATCTGTTCCAGTCCAATTCCATTTCGAGGTGAGCATCTTCAGTCATTAAGAGCCATAGATCTGAAGTGTGATAGCAATATCTCAGAAGTGGAAGAGCAGCAGGCACCTGTCCCCACAAAGCCAAATGATGAATTTATATCTTGTCCTCAAGACTGTGTTTGCAGGCCTGATCTGTTACACGCCACTTGTGAGAACAAAGGCCATCGCAAAATCCCCAAAGGCTTCCCTGCCAACACCCGTCTTCTGGATTTACGCCAGAATGAGTTTCACACCATATCCAAGAATGCCTTCTTTGACATGAAGAACCTGATCTCCCTCCATCTGCAGAACTGCCACATTTATGAGCTTCAGCCAGGAGCCTTCCTTGGCTTGAAGAAGATGATTTATCTCTACCTGTCCAACAACAAGCTTTCCACCATCAATGCTGCTGCATTTGAGGGTATACCCCAGCTTGCCTACCTCTACCTGGATCACAATCAGTTCACAAAGATTCCCAAGGGAGCCCTTAAGCTTTTACCCAACCTTTTTGCTCTCCACTTGCAGTATAACTCCATCAACTTCCTTTCTGATGATAACTTGGCTGGAGCAGAGAAGCTCCGCTGGCTCTATTTGACAGGAAACAACATCAGTGATGTATCTCCCATGGTACTGCGTACTACTGAGGAGCTGGAGAAACTCCATCTTGATGAGAACAGTTTGTCTGAAGTGCCCACAAGTGCTTTAGCAAAACTGCCCGTCCTTGAGGAACTAAAGCTGTCAAAGAACCCTATCAAATCTATTGGAAATGGAGCCTTCCTGCCACTGGCAGGTTCCCTGCAGCATCTGTACCTCAATAACCTGGGTCTGGAAAAG ATTGCCAGTGGTGCCTTTGCCGGGATTGGGCCATGGATTAAAAGTCTGTATCTGGAGAATAACAAACTGCAAAACCTGCCCAGTATGAACAACTTCACCAAACTGGAAGTCATCAACTTGGGTGATAACCCCTTTATGTGCGACTGCCAGCTGCTTCCACTCCGCAG GTGGATTGACAAACTGAACCTGAAGGTCGGTGCCACTTGTGGGCTGCCTGCAAACATGCATGGCCGGAAGGTGAAGAGCATCTCGTTCAAGACTTGTCCAAGGTGGAAGATGGAGAAACCAAAGCCCACACAGCAAAACAGAAAGAGCAAAGAGAAGCCCACTAAGAGGAAGAGATCACAAGAAAACTCCCACAACTCCAGCAGGAGGAGAAACAAATCCAGAGAGTGA
- the CHADL gene encoding chondroadherin-like protein isoform X1, whose amino-acid sequence MLMFVSLVLLSLTLAGTGHAEPCPRFCICDNIKRSVTCMNKNLTQVPVTIPQLTNKLDIRGNIIKIIPGGAFLPIPYLTHLNMQKCKIERIEEGAFRGLGRLVYLNLGSNNIAFIYQESFDGLSFLQQLILEKNRLEEIKLGAFSQLGFLNLLNLGDNFLVYLPDIIFQGLQKIKLISLSNNTLNIVADQAFVGLPTLKRLSLDHNELQYLPTEALSKLSGVTRLDLGWNPMTFLGEEAVQMDSLKHLFLNDMALQDVSHKAFEKSPGLSFIDFQNNQLRVIQPLAGLEQMKKVNLIGNPIQCNCYMRPFKEWVDKSRIQADGICSSPIPFRGEHLQSLRAIDLKCDSNISEVEEQQAPVPTKPNDEFISCPQDCVCRPDLLHATCENKGHRKIPKGFPANTRLLDLRQNEFHTISKNAFFDMKNLISLHLQNCHIYELQPGAFLGLKKMIYLYLSNNKLSTINAAAFEGIPQLAYLYLDHNQFTKIPKGALKLLPNLFALHLQYNSINFLSDDNLAGAEKLRWLYLTGNNISDVSPMVLRTTEELEKLHLDENSLSEVPTSALAKLPVLEELKLSKNPIKSIGNGAFLPLAGSLQHLYLNNLGLEKIASGAFAGIGPWIKSLYLENNKLQNLPSMNNFTKLEVINLGDNPFMCDCQLLPLRRWIDKLNLKVGATCGLPANMHGRKVKSISFKTCPRWKMEKPKPTQQNRKSKEKPTKRKRSQENSHNSSRRRNKSRE is encoded by the exons CTTACCAATAAATTGGATATCCGTGGCAATATCATCAAGATCATTCCAGGGGGTGCCTTCCTTCCCATCCCTTATCTCACCCATCTGAACATGCAGAAATGCAAGATTGAACGCATCGAGGAAGGTGCATTCAGGGGACTGGGACGTCTGGTTTACCTCAACTTGGGCTCCAATAATATTGCATTCATCTACCAGGAGTCTTTTGATGGATTGTCCTTTCTTCAGCAGCTCATTCTGGAGAAAAATCGCCTAGAAGAAATCAAGCTTGGAGCCTTCAGTCAGCTGGGGTTCCTCAATTTGCTGAATTTGGGTGATAATTTCCTGGTATACCTTCCTGACATAATCTTTCAAGGCCTACAGAAAATCAAATTGATTAGTCTATCcaataatacattaaacattGTGGCAGACCAGGCTTTTGTTGGCCTGCCAACACTCAAAAGGCTGAGCCTTGATCATAATGAGCTCCAGTACTTGCCAACTGAAGCCCTCTCCAAGTTGTCTGGTGTTACTCGGTTGGATCTAGGTTGGAATCCTATGACATTTCTTGGTGAAGAAGCAGTCCAAATGGATTCTTTAAAGCATCTTTTCTTAAATGATATGGCTCTTCAAGATGTTTCCCACAAGGCTTTTGAAAAGAGCCCCGGTTTGTCCTTCATTGACTTTCAGAATAACCAATTGAGAGTGATTCAGCCATTGGCTGGATTAGAACAAATGAAGAAGGTCAACTTGATTGGCAATCCAATCCAGTGCAATTGCTATATGCGTCCTTTTAAGGAGTGGGTAGACAAGTCCAGAATCCAAGCTGATGGCATCTGTTCCAGTCCAATTCCATTTCGAGGTGAGCATCTTCAGTCATTAAGAGCCATAGATCTGAAGTGTGATAGCAATATCTCAGAAGTGGAAGAGCAGCAGGCACCTGTCCCCACAAAGCCAAATGATGAATTTATATCTTGTCCTCAAGACTGTGTTTGCAGGCCTGATCTGTTACACGCCACTTGTGAGAACAAAGGCCATCGCAAAATCCCCAAAGGCTTCCCTGCCAACACCCGTCTTCTGGATTTACGCCAGAATGAGTTTCACACCATATCCAAGAATGCCTTCTTTGACATGAAGAACCTGATCTCCCTCCATCTGCAGAACTGCCACATTTATGAGCTTCAGCCAGGAGCCTTCCTTGGCTTGAAGAAGATGATTTATCTCTACCTGTCCAACAACAAGCTTTCCACCATCAATGCTGCTGCATTTGAGGGTATACCCCAGCTTGCCTACCTCTACCTGGATCACAATCAGTTCACAAAGATTCCCAAGGGAGCCCTTAAGCTTTTACCCAACCTTTTTGCTCTCCACTTGCAGTATAACTCCATCAACTTCCTTTCTGATGATAACTTGGCTGGAGCAGAGAAGCTCCGCTGGCTCTATTTGACAGGAAACAACATCAGTGATGTATCTCCCATGGTACTGCGTACTACTGAGGAGCTGGAGAAACTCCATCTTGATGAGAACAGTTTGTCTGAAGTGCCCACAAGTGCTTTAGCAAAACTGCCCGTCCTTGAGGAACTAAAGCTGTCAAAGAACCCTATCAAATCTATTGGAAATGGAGCCTTCCTGCCACTGGCAGGTTCCCTGCAGCATCTGTACCTCAATAACCTGGGTCTGGAAAAG ATTGCCAGTGGTGCCTTTGCCGGGATTGGGCCATGGATTAAAAGTCTGTATCTGGAGAATAACAAACTGCAAAACCTGCCCAGTATGAACAACTTCACCAAACTGGAAGTCATCAACTTGGGTGATAACCCCTTTATGTGCGACTGCCAGCTGCTTCCACTCCGCAG GTGGATTGACAAACTGAACCTGAAGGTCGGTGCCACTTGTGGGCTGCCTGCAAACATGCATGGCCGGAAGGTGAAGAGCATCTCGTTCAAGACTTGTCCAAGGTGGAAGATGGAGAAACCAAAGCCCACACAGCAAAACAGAAAGAGCAAAGAGAAGCCCACTAAGAGGAAGAGATCACAAGAAAACTCCCACAACTCCAGCAGGAGGAGAAACAAATCCAGAGAGTGA